A segment of the Deltaproteobacteria bacterium CG2_30_66_27 genome:
GTACTTGCCCGGTACGCCTCGGTCGCGGCGCCTCCGGATACGTTGCCGTATTTATGAACTGACGCACTTGGGGATTCAGGACCGCGGCTCCTCCCGCCGGTACACGCCGCTCCGGCCGCCCTCCTTGTAGAGGAGGAAGACGTCGCCGATCACGATCCCCCGGTCCGATCCCTTGCACATGTCGTAGATCGTGAGGGCGGCGATCGACGCCGAGACCATCGCCTCCATCTCGACCCCGGTCCGGTCGAACGCCTTCACGGTGCTCTTCACGAGGATCGTCCCGCGCTCCTCCTCCACGTCGAAATCGACCGACACGGAATGAAGCGCGAGGGGGTGGGAGAGCGGGATCAGGTCGCTCGTCTTCTTGGCGGCGGAGATCCCGGCGATCCGGGCGATCCCCAGCACGTCCCCCTTTTTCACGCCGCCTTCCGTGACCGCCGCGATCGTTTCCTTCTTCAGGAAGACCGTGGCGCACGCCACGGCCGTCCGGTGCGTCGGTTCCTTGCCGCCCACATCGACCATCACGGCCCGTCCGCGTTCATCGAAGTGATTGAAGGACATTCCTGCCCCCTTCCAGGTGGATCGATTCGCCGTTCCGGCGGCCCGGGTGATCCGGGTCGTGGGTCGTCATGACGACGGTGGTCCCCTGCGCCGGAAGCGACGCGATCACCGTTTCGAGCAGACCGGACGTCTCCCGGTCGATATTCGCGAGCGGCTCGTCGAGCAAGAGGACCTCGGGGTTCAGGGCCAGGGCCCTGGCCATCGCCACCCGCTGCGCTTCGCCGCCGGACAGCTCCCGCGACATCCTGTCACGGAACCCCTGAAGACCCACGGCCTCGAGCGCCTCGTCGATCCGCCACCGCCGCTCCTCCCCCCGGATCCCCCTGACCTTCAGGCCGAAGGCCACGTTGTCATGGACCGATCCCCCGAAGAGATAGGGAGACTGATGCAGCAGCGTGACCTTCCTCCGATATCCCTCCACGGACCCGTGATTCCAATCGACCCGCTTCCCGGCGTAGAAGATCTCTCCGGACGTCGGGGGTGCGAGAAACGCCAGAAGGCTCAAGAGGGTGCTCTTCCCCGCCCCGTTCGCCCCGGTCAGCGTGTAGAGCCGGCCTCGGACGATCGTCAGCTCTTCGATGTCGAGGGCGACGTTCGATCCGTAGCATTTCCGTATCGATTGTAATCGGTACATGGCCTCGCCTGCTACCTCCGCTGCAGGAGGTTGAGGAAGAGGTTGACGACGAGCGCCACCAGCATGAGGACGATTCCAAGGGCCATGCCGAACGCGAACTCCCCCTTGCTCGTCTCGAGGGCGATCGCCGTCGTCATCGTCCGCGTGTACCCCCGGATATTCCCGCCGAG
Coding sequences within it:
- a CDS encoding molybdenum cofactor biosynthesis protein C; translation: MSFNHFDERGRAVMVDVGGKEPTHRTAVACATVFLKKETIAAVTEGGVKKGDVLGIARIAGISAAKKTSDLIPLSHPLALHSVSVDFDVEEERGTILVKSTVKAFDRTGVEMEAMVSASIAALTIYDMCKGSDRGIVIGDVFLLYKEGGRSGVYRREEPRS
- a CDS encoding ABC transporter ATP-binding protein, coding for MYRLQSIRKCYGSNVALDIEELTIVRGRLYTLTGANGAGKSTLLSLLAFLAPPTSGEIFYAGKRVDWNHGSVEGYRRKVTLLHQSPYLFGGSVHDNVAFGLKVRGIRGEERRWRIDEALEAVGLQGFRDRMSRELSGGEAQRVAMARALALNPEVLLLDEPLANIDRETSGLLETVIASLPAQGTTVVMTTHDPDHPGRRNGESIHLEGGRNVLQSLR